The genomic DNA CACCTAATAATAAAACTTTTTTATTCATGTTCATCCTTTAAAATAATTATAAAAATATTAACAAAAGAATGTTAACACTTATTTAATACGTACTATTTACTCTTAGGTCTAAAAATTTTTATATTTTTTTCATTACACTCTAAAAAAGGCCCATTCATCAAATCAATGCAATAAGGAATAGCTGGAAAAACTGCATCCAAACACTCTTTAATAGATTTAGGTTTTCCAGGGAGATTAACAATTAAAGAAGATCCCCTTAAACCAGCTGTTTGACGTGAGAGTATTGCGGTTGGTACATATTGTAGCGAAACACTTCTCATTAATTCTCCAAAACCAGGCATCATTCTATCACATACAGCTTCAGTGGCTTCTGGAGTTACATCTCTTAAACTAGGACCTGTTCCACCCGTTGTAACTACTAAACAACAACCATGGTTATCAATTAAATCTTTCATTGTAG from Campylobacteraceae bacterium includes the following:
- the mog gene encoding molybdopterin adenylyltransferase codes for the protein MNKNIAKIGIITASDRASAGVYEDLSGLAIENTLNEYLSSSWEKVYRVIEDDQATIEATMKDLIDNHGCCLVVTTGGTGPSLRDVTPEATEAVCDRMMPGFGELMRSVSLQYVPTAILSRQTAGLRGSSLIVNLPGKPKSIKECLDAVFPAIPYCIDLMNGPFLECNEKNIKIFRPKSK